From a single Phacochoerus africanus isolate WHEZ1 chromosome 11, ROS_Pafr_v1, whole genome shotgun sequence genomic region:
- the KCNJ5 gene encoding G protein-activated inward rectifier potassium channel 4, translated as MAGDSRNAMNQDMEIGVTPRDPKKIPKQARDYIPIATDRTRLLAEGKKPRQRYMEKSGKCNVHHGNVQETYRYLSDLFTTLVDLKWRFNLLVFTMVYTVTWLFFGFIWWLIAYIRGDLDHVGDQEWIPCVENLSGFVSAFLFSIETETTIGYGFRVITEKCPEGIVLLLVQAILGSIVNAFMVGCMFVKISQPKKRAETLMFSNHAVISLRDEKLCLMFRVGDLRNSHIVEASIRAKLIKSRQTKEGEFIPLNQTDINVGFDTGDDRLFLVSPLIISHEINEKSPFWEMSRAQLNQEEFEVVVILEGMVEATGVSAAAVALRLMPRKLTWAQNGMTCQARSSYMDTEVLWGHRFTPVLTLEKGFYEVDYNTFHDTYETNTPSCCAKELAEMKREGRLLQYPPQPPTARRLCWSRAGSRG; from the exons ATGGCTGGCGATTCCAGGAATGCTATGAACCAGGACATGGAGATTGGGGTCACTCCCAGGGACCCTAAGAAGATTCCCAAACAGGCCCGCGATTATATCCCCATCGCCACCGACCGCACGCGCCTGCTGGCAGAGGGCAAGAAACCCCGGCAGCGCTACATGGAGAAGAGCGGCAAGTGCAACGTCCACCACGGCAACGTCCAGGAGACCTACCGCTACCTGAGCGACCTCTTCACCACCCTCGTGGACCTCAAGTGGCGCTTCAACCTGCTCGTCTTCACCATGGTCTACACCGTCACCTGGCTCTTCTTTGGCTTCATCTGGTGGCTCATTGCTTACATCCGGGGTGACCTGGACCATGTCGGGGACCAGGAGTGGATTCCCTGCGTTGAAAACCTCAGCGGCTTCGTTTCTGCCTTCTTGTTCTCCATCGAGACCGAGACCACCATCGGGTACGGCTTTCGGGTGATCACCGAGAAGTGTCCAGAGGGCATCGTCCTCCTCCTGGTGCAGGCCATCCTGGGCTCCATCGTCAATGCCTTCATGGTGGGCTGCATGTTCGTGAAGATCAGCCAGCCCAAGAAGAGAGCGGAGACCCTCATGTTCTCCAACCACGCCGTCATCTCCCTGCGGGACGAGAAGCTCTGCCTCATGTTCCGGGTGGGCGACCTCCGCAACTCCCACATCGTGGAGGCCTCCATCCGCGCCAAGCTCATCAAGTCCCGGCAGACCAAGGAGGGAGAGTTCATCCCCCTGAACCAGACCGACATCAACGTGGGCTTCGACACGGGGGACGACCGCCTCTTCCTGGTGTCCCCACTCATCATCTCGCACGAGATCAACGAGAAGAGCCCTTTCTGGGAGATGTCGCGGGCCCAGCTGAATCAGGAGGAGTTTGAGGTCGTGGTCATCCTAGAAGGGATGGTGGAGGCAACGG GAGTctcagcagcagctgtggccctaagGCTCATGCCAAGAAAACTCACCTGGGCTCAGAATG GCATGACTTGCCAAGCACGGAGCTCCTACATGGACACCGAGGTGCTCTGGGGCCACCGATTCACACCAGTCCTCACCTTGGAAAAGGGTTTCTACGAGGTGGACTACAACACCTTCCACGACACCTATGAAACCAACACACCCAGCTGCTGTGCCAAGGAGCTGGCAGAAATGAAGCGGGAAGGCCGGCTCCTGCAgtaccctccccagccccccactgCCAGGAGGCTGTGCTGGAGCAGAGCTGGAAGCAGAGGCTGA